One window of Nocardia nova SH22a genomic DNA carries:
- the bfr gene encoding bacterioferritin, with product MEGDKEIIGLLNEQLTAELTAINQYFLHAKMQENWGYTKLAKHTRHESIDEMKHAEILTDRILFLEGLPNYQKLNILRIGQTVPEQLQADLQIEMEAVTRLRGGIDLMRSRGDVTSARIFESILEDEESHVDYLETELDLLTALGEQLYLQRFTDTPDD from the coding sequence ATGGAAGGCGACAAGGAAATCATTGGGCTGCTCAATGAACAATTGACAGCCGAACTCACGGCGATCAATCAGTACTTCCTGCACGCCAAGATGCAGGAGAACTGGGGCTACACCAAGCTGGCCAAGCACACGCGGCACGAATCCATCGACGAGATGAAGCACGCGGAGATCCTGACCGACCGGATTCTGTTCCTCGAGGGCCTGCCCAACTACCAGAAGCTCAACATCCTGCGGATCGGCCAGACCGTGCCGGAGCAACTGCAGGCGGACCTGCAGATCGAGATGGAGGCCGTGACGCGGCTGCGTGGTGGTATCGATCTGATGCGTTCGCGCGGTGACGTGACCTCCGCGCGCATCTTCGAATCGATCCTCGAGGACGAGGAGAGCCACGTCGACTACCTCGAGACCGAACTCGATCTGCTGACCGCGCTCGGCGAGCAACTGTATCTGCAGCGGTTCACCGACACCCCCGACGACTGA
- a CDS encoding nuclear transport factor 2 family protein — protein sequence MSRNDDLLDIQQLLARYAVTITQGDIDGLVKVFTPDGTYSAFGDSYTLDVFPELVAAAPKGLFMTGTPVLDIDGDTATGTQTLCFVEHSTHDMRIGYYSDTYVRTAEGWRIKTRKMTFIRRSGDHDSGIPHAFERPGV from the coding sequence ATGTCCAGAAATGACGATCTGCTCGACATCCAGCAACTGCTGGCCCGCTACGCGGTCACCATCACCCAGGGCGATATCGACGGTCTGGTAAAGGTTTTCACGCCCGACGGCACCTACAGCGCCTTCGGCGACAGCTACACCCTCGACGTCTTCCCCGAACTCGTCGCGGCCGCGCCCAAGGGCCTGTTCATGACCGGCACACCGGTTCTCGACATCGACGGCGACACCGCGACCGGCACCCAGACGCTGTGTTTCGTCGAGCACTCCACCCACGACATGCGGATCGGCTACTACAGCGACACCTATGTCCGCACCGCGGAGGGCTGGCGGATCAAGACCCGCAAGATGACCTTCATCCGGCGCAGCGGCGACCACGATTCTGGTATTCCGCACGCCTTCGAACGTCCGGGCGTCTGA
- a CDS encoding acyl-CoA dehydrogenase family protein, whose translation MRRELFTADHEAFRALAREFIGKHVVGNYPDWEREGRMPREIFTRLGELGLLGFAILEQYGGGGQRDYRYNVVLQEEAARALVTLSTVRTQLDVILPYFLDYADAEQRERWFPGLASGHLLSAIAMTEPGTGSDLAGMRTTAVRDGDHYVLNGSKTFITGGLLADLVVVVCRTSTDPGNRRNGLTLLVVEDGMAGFRRGRVLEKMGCKVQDTVELFFEDVRVPVANRLGEEGAAFGYLGHNLPQERLTVAVGSVAQSRAAVTATVDYVKERKAFGTPVASFQNTKFELAAMSAEIEAAQTMLDRAVADLVDGVLSGADAARVKLFCTEVQARVVDRCLQLFGGYGYMMEYPIARLYTDARVARIYAGTSEVMKTIIAKSLSL comes from the coding sequence GTGCGCCGAGAACTGTTCACCGCCGACCACGAGGCATTCCGGGCCCTGGCCCGCGAATTCATCGGCAAACACGTGGTCGGGAACTATCCGGACTGGGAGCGCGAGGGGCGCATGCCGCGCGAGATCTTCACGCGCCTGGGCGAATTGGGCCTGCTCGGATTCGCGATTCTCGAACAGTACGGGGGCGGGGGACAGCGGGACTACCGCTACAACGTCGTCCTGCAGGAGGAGGCGGCGCGGGCCCTGGTCACACTGTCGACGGTCCGTACGCAACTGGATGTGATCCTGCCGTACTTCCTCGACTACGCCGACGCCGAACAGCGCGAGCGCTGGTTCCCCGGCCTGGCGAGTGGTCACCTGCTGAGCGCGATCGCGATGACCGAACCCGGCACCGGATCGGATCTGGCCGGAATGCGCACCACCGCAGTGCGCGACGGCGACCACTATGTGCTCAACGGATCCAAGACGTTCATCACCGGCGGTCTGCTGGCCGATCTGGTGGTCGTCGTCTGCCGCACCTCCACCGACCCCGGCAATCGCCGCAACGGCCTCACGCTGCTGGTGGTGGAGGACGGAATGGCGGGCTTCCGCCGCGGCCGGGTGCTGGAGAAGATGGGCTGCAAGGTGCAGGACACCGTGGAGCTGTTCTTCGAGGATGTCCGGGTGCCGGTCGCCAACCGGCTCGGCGAGGAGGGCGCGGCCTTCGGCTATCTGGGCCACAATCTGCCCCAGGAACGGCTCACCGTCGCCGTGGGATCGGTGGCGCAGTCGCGGGCCGCGGTGACGGCCACCGTCGACTATGTGAAGGAGCGCAAGGCATTCGGGACGCCGGTCGCGTCGTTCCAGAACACGAAATTCGAACTCGCGGCGATGTCGGCGGAAATCGAAGCGGCGCAGACCATGCTCGACCGCGCGGTCGCCGATCTGGTCGACGGGGTGCTGTCGGGCGCCGACGCCGCCCGGGTGAAACTGTTCTGCACCGAGGTACAGGCGCGGGTCGTGGATCGGTGCCTGCAGCTGTTCGGCGGCTACGGCTACATGATGGAGTACCCCATCGCGCGTCTCTACACCGATGCCAGGGTGGCGCGCATCTATGCCGGAACCAGTGAGGTGATGAAGACGATCATCGCGAAATCACTGTCGCTGTAA
- a CDS encoding thiolase family protein gives MREVVIAAAIRTPIGKRNGGLAGCHPADLSALVLTTLAERTGLDPALVDDVIWGCVSQVGDQSSNIGRYAVLAAGWPESVPGTTINRACGSSQQAVDFAAAVVGSGQQDLVVAGGVEVMSRVPLGAARSTGAPYGPKARARYDDFSFDQGISAELIAEKWGFTRTRLDDYSGRSHALAAAAVDRGAFDDQIVDVPVDSGTITADEGIRRGTSAETLARLKPAFRADGVIHAGNSSQISDGAAAVLITTPERARELGLTPLVRYRGGAVTGADPVLMLTGPIPATEKVLRRCGLGISDIGVFEVNEAFAPVPLAWLAETGADPERVNPLGGAIALGHPLGASGAVLLTRMVHHMRDNGIRYGLQTMCEGGGTANATVVELLS, from the coding sequence ATGCGTGAGGTAGTCATCGCCGCGGCGATCCGCACCCCGATCGGCAAACGCAACGGCGGACTGGCCGGTTGCCACCCGGCGGACCTGTCCGCCCTGGTCCTGACGACGCTCGCCGAGCGCACCGGCCTGGATCCGGCGCTGGTCGACGACGTGATCTGGGGATGTGTGTCCCAGGTCGGCGACCAGTCCTCGAATATCGGGCGCTACGCGGTGCTCGCGGCGGGCTGGCCCGAATCGGTGCCGGGCACCACGATCAACCGCGCCTGCGGATCGAGTCAGCAGGCCGTGGATTTCGCTGCCGCCGTGGTCGGTTCGGGACAGCAGGACCTCGTGGTCGCGGGCGGGGTGGAGGTGATGAGCCGGGTGCCGCTGGGCGCCGCGCGCTCCACCGGAGCGCCTTACGGTCCGAAAGCCCGTGCCCGCTATGACGATTTCTCCTTCGATCAGGGCATCTCGGCCGAATTGATCGCCGAGAAATGGGGATTCACGCGCACTCGGCTCGACGACTACTCGGGCCGCTCGCACGCGCTGGCCGCCGCGGCCGTCGACCGCGGCGCCTTCGACGACCAGATCGTCGACGTCCCCGTCGATTCCGGAACGATCACCGCCGACGAGGGCATCCGCCGCGGCACGTCGGCCGAGACGCTGGCCCGGCTGAAGCCCGCCTTCCGCGCCGACGGCGTCATCCACGCCGGAAACTCCTCCCAGATCTCCGACGGCGCGGCCGCGGTGCTCATCACCACGCCCGAGCGGGCCCGGGAACTGGGGCTCACCCCGCTCGTGCGCTATCGCGGCGGCGCGGTGACCGGCGCCGATCCCGTTCTCATGCTCACCGGCCCGATCCCCGCCACCGAGAAGGTGCTGCGCAGATGCGGTCTGGGCATATCGGATATCGGCGTCTTCGAGGTGAACGAGGCGTTCGCCCCGGTGCCGCTGGCCTGGCTGGCCGAAACCGGCGCCGACCCGGAGCGCGTCAACCCCCTGGGCGGCGCCATCGCCCTGGGGCATCCGCTCGGCGCCTCGGGTGCGGTGCTGCTGACCCGCATGGTTCATCACATGCGCGACAACGGGATTCGCTACGGCCTGCAGACCATGTGCGAGGGCGGCGGCACCGCCAACGCGACCGTCGTCGAACTGCTGAGCTGA
- a CDS encoding metal-dependent hydrolase family protein produces MLTLKAAGVLDIDSGEIIRPGVVRVDEDRIVGVGGEPEGEIVDLGDLVLLPGLMDMEVNLLMGGRGESGLASSVTDDPATRVLRAVGNARRTLRAGFTTVRNLGLFVKTGGYLLDVALGKAIDKGWVDGPRIVPAGHAITPTGGHLDPTMFSAFMPDILHLTIEEGIANGVDEVRKAVRYQIKHGAQLIKICVSGGVMSLTGAPGAQHYSDEELRAIVDEAHRRGLKVAAHTHGADAVRHAIAAGIDCIEHGFLIDDETIAQMVEARTWLVPTTRLADAMDVSKADPALQAKAAEMFPKARISVKAAYDAGVRLAVGTDAPAIPHGRNADELVALVERGLKPLDVLRAGTINAAELIDADDRGRIAPGLLADIIGVPGNPVDDITLTRDVRFVMKGGKVYVQK; encoded by the coding sequence ATGCTGACGCTGAAGGCCGCCGGTGTCCTCGACATCGATTCCGGTGAGATCATCCGCCCCGGCGTGGTCCGGGTCGACGAGGACCGCATCGTCGGCGTGGGCGGGGAACCCGAGGGCGAGATCGTCGATCTCGGCGATCTGGTGCTGTTACCCGGTCTGATGGATATGGAAGTCAACCTGCTCATGGGCGGGCGCGGCGAATCCGGCCTGGCCTCCAGCGTCACCGACGATCCGGCCACGCGGGTGCTGCGGGCGGTGGGTAACGCCCGCCGCACCCTGCGGGCCGGATTCACCACCGTGCGCAATCTGGGCCTGTTCGTCAAAACCGGTGGATATCTGCTGGATGTCGCGCTGGGCAAGGCCATCGACAAGGGCTGGGTGGACGGTCCGCGGATCGTTCCGGCCGGGCACGCCATCACCCCGACCGGCGGTCATCTCGATCCGACCATGTTCTCCGCGTTCATGCCCGACATCCTGCACCTCACCATCGAGGAGGGGATCGCCAACGGCGTGGACGAGGTCCGCAAGGCGGTGCGGTACCAGATCAAGCACGGCGCCCAGCTGATCAAGATCTGCGTTTCCGGCGGTGTCATGTCGCTCACCGGAGCGCCTGGCGCACAACACTATTCGGACGAGGAACTGCGCGCGATCGTCGACGAGGCACATCGGCGCGGGCTCAAGGTGGCCGCGCACACGCACGGCGCCGATGCGGTGCGCCACGCCATCGCCGCCGGAATCGACTGTATCGAGCACGGATTCCTCATCGACGACGAGACCATCGCGCAGATGGTCGAGGCGCGGACCTGGCTGGTGCCCACCACCCGCCTGGCCGACGCTATGGACGTCTCCAAGGCCGATCCGGCGTTGCAGGCCAAGGCCGCGGAGATGTTCCCCAAGGCCCGCATCTCGGTCAAGGCCGCCTACGACGCCGGGGTGCGGCTCGCGGTCGGCACCGACGCACCGGCGATTCCGCACGGCCGCAACGCCGATGAGCTGGTGGCGCTGGTCGAACGCGGACTGAAGCCGCTCGACGTGCTGCGCGCGGGCACGATCAACGCCGCCGAACTCATCGACGCCGACGACCGCGGCCGGATCGCGCCCGGACTGCTCGCCGACATCATCGGCGTACCGGGCAATCCGGTGGACGACATCACCCTCACCCGGGACGTGCGATTCGTGATGAAGGGCGGCAAGGTCTATGTCCAGAAATGA
- a CDS encoding acyl-CoA dehydrogenase family protein has protein sequence MTFEPSEDQRLIREGVAELCRKFDDRYWMDKDQGHEFPVEFYRAIATGGWLGITIPEEYGGHGLGLTEATILAEEVARSGGGMNAATSIHLSIFGMQPVVKYGSEELKRRTLPRVATGDLHVCFGVTEPGAGLDTSRISTFARRDGDHYVVNGRKVWISKALESEKILLLTRTQSYDEVTRKTDGMTLFLTDIDRAHIDIRPIAKMGRNAVSSNEVFIDNLRIPVADRVGEEGHGFRYLLDGLNPERMLIAAEALGLGRVALDRAVKYANERVVFDRPIGMNQGIQFPLADSLAHLDAAELVLRKATWLYDNGKPCGREANTAKYLCADAGFTAADRALQTHGGMGYAEEYHVARYFREARVMRIAPVSQEMILNYLGSHTLGLPRSY, from the coding sequence ATGACATTCGAGCCCAGCGAGGATCAGCGGCTGATCCGCGAGGGCGTGGCCGAACTGTGCCGCAAATTCGACGACCGCTATTGGATGGACAAGGACCAGGGGCACGAGTTCCCCGTCGAGTTCTACCGGGCCATCGCCACCGGAGGCTGGCTGGGGATCACCATCCCGGAGGAGTACGGCGGGCACGGCCTCGGGCTCACCGAGGCCACCATCCTCGCCGAGGAGGTCGCCCGCTCCGGTGGCGGCATGAACGCCGCCACCTCGATCCACCTGTCGATCTTCGGCATGCAGCCGGTGGTCAAGTACGGCTCCGAGGAACTCAAGCGGCGCACCCTGCCCCGGGTCGCCACGGGTGATCTGCACGTGTGCTTCGGTGTCACCGAACCGGGCGCGGGCCTGGACACGAGCCGGATCAGCACCTTCGCTCGCCGCGACGGGGACCACTACGTCGTCAACGGGCGCAAGGTGTGGATCTCCAAGGCGCTCGAATCCGAGAAGATCCTGCTGCTGACCCGGACGCAGTCCTACGACGAGGTCACCCGCAAGACCGACGGTATGACGTTGTTCCTCACCGACATCGACCGCGCGCACATCGATATCCGCCCGATCGCGAAGATGGGGCGCAACGCGGTGTCGTCGAACGAGGTCTTCATCGACAATCTGCGGATCCCGGTCGCCGACCGCGTCGGCGAGGAGGGCCACGGCTTCCGGTATCTGCTCGACGGCCTGAACCCCGAGCGCATGCTGATCGCGGCCGAGGCGCTGGGGCTGGGCCGGGTGGCGCTGGACCGCGCGGTGAAATACGCCAATGAGCGGGTCGTGTTCGACCGCCCGATCGGAATGAATCAGGGCATCCAGTTCCCGCTGGCCGATTCGCTCGCCCATCTCGATGCCGCCGAACTCGTGCTGCGCAAGGCGACCTGGCTCTACGACAACGGCAAACCCTGTGGGCGCGAGGCCAATACCGCCAAATATCTGTGCGCCGACGCCGGATTCACCGCCGCCGACCGCGCGCTGCAGACCCACGGCGGGATGGGATACGCCGAGGAGTACCACGTCGCCCGCTACTTCCGCGAGGCGCGCGTCATGCGCATCGCACCCGTCAGCCAGGAAATGATCTTGAACTACCTGGGTTCGCACACGCTGGGATTGCCGAGGAGCTACTGA
- a CDS encoding aromatic ring-hydroxylating oxygenase subunit alpha gives MPHFSKPAAGSWTENYPELGTGTVDYSDSTDPQFYEDERNAIFRKSWLCVGRDLQLPRKGSYFTKELSCIGTSLIIVRGTDDVIRAFHNICRHRGNKLVWDDFPNEETSGTCRQFTCKYHAWRYDLDGKCTFVQQEKEFFGMDKADYSLADVRCEVWEGFIFINVDPDAAPLEEYLGSMVKGLEGYPFHEFTEVYSYKAEVGSNWKLFIDAFAEFYHAPILHMKQAVKDEAAKLADVGFEALHYQIDTPHSMVSSWGGMAPPKDPNMVKPIERVLRSGLFGPWDRPDIEGLDPLPSGVNPSGHRAWGVDEFEVFPNFGILIWAPGWYLTYHYWPTAVDKHIFEANLYFVPPKNARERLRQELAGVTFKEYALQDANTLEATQTMLETAVIKEFPLNDQEVLLRHLHHVAQTKVQEYRNANA, from the coding sequence TTGCCGCACTTCAGCAAACCAGCTGCCGGAAGCTGGACCGAGAATTATCCCGAATTGGGTACCGGCACCGTCGACTACTCCGATTCGACCGATCCTCAGTTCTACGAGGACGAGCGCAACGCGATCTTCCGCAAGAGCTGGCTGTGCGTGGGCCGCGACCTGCAGCTGCCGCGCAAGGGCAGCTACTTCACCAAGGAACTGTCCTGCATCGGCACCTCACTGATCATCGTGCGGGGCACCGACGACGTGATCCGGGCCTTCCACAACATCTGCCGCCACCGGGGAAACAAACTCGTCTGGGACGACTTCCCGAACGAGGAGACCTCCGGCACCTGCCGCCAGTTCACCTGCAAATACCACGCCTGGCGCTACGACCTCGACGGCAAATGCACCTTCGTCCAGCAGGAGAAGGAATTCTTCGGCATGGACAAGGCGGACTACAGCCTCGCCGATGTGCGGTGCGAGGTGTGGGAGGGGTTCATCTTCATCAATGTCGACCCCGATGCCGCGCCGCTCGAGGAATACCTCGGTTCGATGGTGAAGGGACTCGAGGGATATCCCTTCCACGAATTCACCGAGGTCTACAGCTACAAGGCCGAGGTGGGCAGTAACTGGAAACTGTTCATCGACGCGTTCGCCGAGTTCTATCACGCACCGATCCTGCACATGAAGCAGGCGGTCAAGGACGAGGCCGCCAAACTCGCCGACGTCGGTTTCGAGGCGCTGCATTACCAGATCGATACCCCGCATTCGATGGTGTCCTCCTGGGGCGGAATGGCCCCGCCGAAGGACCCGAATATGGTCAAGCCGATCGAGCGGGTCCTCCGCTCGGGCCTGTTCGGGCCGTGGGACCGCCCGGACATCGAGGGCCTGGACCCGCTGCCGTCGGGCGTCAACCCCTCGGGCCACAGGGCTTGGGGCGTGGACGAATTCGAGGTCTTCCCGAACTTCGGCATCCTGATCTGGGCGCCGGGCTGGTACCTGACCTACCACTACTGGCCGACCGCGGTGGACAAGCACATCTTCGAGGCGAACCTGTACTTCGTCCCGCCGAAGAACGCCCGCGAGCGGCTGCGCCAGGAATTGGCCGGGGTGACCTTCAAGGAATACGCGTTGCAGGACGCCAACACCCTCGAGGCCACCCAGACCATGCTGGAAACAGCCGTCATCAAGGAATTCCCCCTCAACGATCAGGAAGTTCTGCTGCGGCATCTGCACCATGTCGCGCAGACCAAGGTTCAGGAGTACCGCAATGCCAACGCCTGA
- a CDS encoding CaiB/BaiF CoA transferase family protein, translated as MIIDPQAAGPLAGVTVVALEQAVSAPMCTRTLADFGARVIKVENPDGGDFARYYDDVVEGQAAHFVWVNRGKESVTLNLKSAAGVELLHTLLDRADVLVSNLAPGAIDRLGLSAAELERRHPDLISLSIDGFGAGGPLSHKRAYDLLVQAESGVCSVTGTAGEPAKPGPPVADVTTGLYAALSIVASLCGRLRRGPGPGTTIAVSLFDTMAEMMGYHLTYARHSGIDQQPLGMSSPAVAPYGAYGTADGQTVVLGTTNDREWQRLATDILDRPDLAADERFRTNPGRVAHRGELDAAIGTWCARNDLAAIQTAADAAGIGNSRYNTPSDVLAHPQLSERDRWRGIDTPNGPIPSLLPPAVIEGYHPPMGAVPGLGEHTDAVLTEFGCSATEIGQWRTDGAIGPEYAVRAAHAR; from the coding sequence ATGATCATCGATCCGCAGGCCGCCGGTCCGCTGGCCGGGGTGACCGTGGTCGCGCTCGAACAGGCGGTGTCCGCGCCGATGTGCACCCGCACCCTCGCCGATTTCGGGGCGCGGGTGATCAAGGTCGAGAATCCCGACGGCGGCGATTTCGCCCGCTACTACGACGATGTGGTCGAGGGGCAGGCCGCGCATTTCGTGTGGGTCAACCGGGGCAAGGAATCGGTGACCCTGAACCTGAAATCCGCTGCGGGAGTGGAGCTGCTGCACACACTGCTCGATCGGGCCGATGTGCTGGTGTCGAATCTCGCGCCGGGTGCGATCGACCGGCTCGGCCTGTCGGCGGCCGAACTCGAACGCCGCCATCCGGATCTGATCTCGCTGAGCATCGACGGTTTCGGTGCGGGCGGGCCGCTGTCGCACAAGCGCGCCTACGATCTGCTCGTCCAGGCCGAATCCGGGGTGTGCTCGGTGACCGGCACCGCGGGCGAACCCGCCAAACCCGGTCCGCCGGTGGCCGATGTGACGACCGGGCTGTACGCGGCGCTGTCGATCGTGGCCTCGCTGTGCGGGCGGCTGCGGCGCGGTCCCGGGCCCGGAACCACGATCGCGGTGAGCCTGTTCGACACCATGGCCGAGATGATGGGCTATCACCTCACCTATGCCCGGCACAGCGGAATCGACCAGCAGCCACTGGGAATGAGCTCCCCGGCGGTGGCGCCCTACGGCGCCTACGGCACCGCCGACGGGCAGACCGTCGTCCTGGGCACCACCAACGACCGCGAATGGCAGCGCCTGGCCACCGACATCCTCGACCGTCCCGACCTCGCCGCCGACGAACGCTTCCGGACCAACCCGGGCCGCGTCGCACATCGCGGCGAACTGGACGCCGCGATCGGAACCTGGTGCGCGCGAAACGATCTCGCCGCCATCCAGACCGCCGCCGACGCGGCCGGAATCGGCAATTCGCGCTACAACACACCGAGCGACGTACTGGCCCACCCGCAGCTGTCCGAACGCGATCGCTGGCGCGGTATCGACACCCCGAACGGCCCGATTCCCTCGCTGCTGCCCCCGGCGGTGATCGAGGGATATCACCCGCCGATGGGCGCGGTGCCCGGCCTGGGTGAGCACACCGATGCCGTACTCACCGAATTCGGTTGCAGCGCCACAGAGATCGGACAATGGCGAACGGACGGTGCGATCGGGCCCGAGTACGCGGTGAGGGCCGCCCATGCGCGGTGA
- a CDS encoding (2Fe-2S)-binding protein: MYVCICNAVSEADVHTCVAAGACSTKQVKKACGWKPGCGSCTARLAEVIGRAREGDPAQTSAA, from the coding sequence GTGTACGTCTGCATCTGCAATGCCGTCTCCGAAGCAGACGTGCACACATGTGTCGCCGCTGGCGCCTGTTCGACAAAACAAGTGAAGAAGGCCTGTGGCTGGAAACCCGGCTGCGGCTCGTGTACGGCTCGACTGGCCGAAGTGATCGGCCGGGCTCGCGAAGGAGACCCGGCGCAAACAAGCGCGGCCTGA
- a CDS encoding enoyl-CoA hydratase/isomerase family protein has translation MTPAEPVLLCDDSDGVRTLTLNRPHHKNAIDAELWAALQQTLRDTAEDRDVRAVILTGAGGDFCSGADISTPDNRHPTYRMRDLTEVALALHELPMPSVAKVRGVAVGAGWNLALGCDFVVATPQARFAQIFPRRGLSPDLGGSWLLPKIVGLQQAKRLALLGDTIDGEQALGMNLVTWLCPDDEIDRFAGDLAVRLAAGPPVALAQTKALLNEGADRTLREALAGEARAQGINFATADAPEAFAAFAEKRQPRFTGRWTVIRPPVRSDRPDNEGATDA, from the coding sequence ATGACCCCGGCTGAACCGGTTCTGCTATGCGACGACAGTGACGGCGTGCGCACCCTCACCCTCAATCGCCCGCATCACAAGAACGCGATCGACGCCGAGCTGTGGGCGGCACTGCAGCAGACCCTGCGCGACACTGCGGAGGACCGCGATGTGCGGGCCGTGATCCTCACCGGCGCGGGTGGCGACTTCTGTTCCGGCGCCGATATTTCCACGCCCGACAACAGGCATCCGACCTATCGGATGCGGGATCTCACCGAGGTGGCCCTGGCACTGCACGAACTGCCCATGCCGAGTGTGGCGAAGGTCCGCGGCGTGGCGGTGGGTGCGGGCTGGAATCTCGCGCTGGGTTGTGATTTCGTCGTCGCCACCCCGCAGGCCCGGTTCGCGCAGATCTTTCCCCGGCGCGGCCTGTCACCGGATCTGGGCGGATCGTGGCTGCTGCCCAAGATCGTGGGCCTGCAGCAGGCGAAAAGACTTGCACTACTGGGCGATACGATCGACGGCGAGCAGGCACTCGGCATGAATCTGGTCACCTGGCTGTGCCCCGATGACGAGATCGACCGATTCGCAGGTGATCTGGCGGTGCGTCTGGCGGCCGGTCCGCCGGTGGCGCTGGCACAGACCAAGGCCCTGCTCAACGAGGGCGCCGACCGCACCCTGCGCGAGGCGCTGGCGGGGGAGGCGCGGGCGCAGGGCATCAATTTCGCCACCGCCGACGCTCCGGAGGCGTTCGCCGCCTTCGCCGAGAAACGCCAACCCCGGTTCACCGGCCGATGGACGGTCATCCGGCCGCCGGTCCGCAGCGACCGGCCCGACAACGAAGGTGCAACAGATGCGTGA
- a CDS encoding carboxymuconolactone decarboxylase family protein, with amino-acid sequence MRLPPLPADQWDDRTRGALAALLPRARRNPDGAGPAMSALARHPDLAEAYLGFGVYLLFRSSLPPRVREIAILRTAHRHHCAYEWTHHVAMAEDNGLSAADVDGIERGELTAEFDRLLLAAVDELDEQSHLSDTTWTALSEYLDERQRMDLVFTVGGYAMVAMAFNTFGIQPEHER; translated from the coding sequence ATGCGCCTGCCGCCACTGCCGGCCGATCAATGGGACGATCGGACCCGCGGCGCCCTGGCCGCTCTGCTGCCACGTGCTCGGCGCAACCCCGACGGTGCGGGACCGGCGATGTCGGCTCTCGCCCGGCATCCGGATCTGGCCGAGGCCTATCTGGGCTTCGGCGTCTATCTGCTGTTCCGATCCAGCCTGCCGCCGCGCGTGCGCGAAATCGCCATACTGCGCACCGCACACCGTCATCACTGCGCCTACGAATGGACCCATCACGTCGCGATGGCCGAGGACAACGGCCTGTCCGCCGCCGATGTCGACGGCATCGAACGTGGTGAGCTCACCGCCGAATTCGACCGTCTGCTGCTGGCGGCGGTCGACGAACTCGACGAGCAGTCGCACCTGTCCGACACCACCTGGACCGCGTTGAGCGAGTACCTGGACGAACGCCAGCGCATGGATCTGGTCTTCACCGTCGGCGGCTACGCCATGGTCGCGATGGCCTTCAACACTTTCGGCATCCAGCCCGAACACGAGAGGTAA
- a CDS encoding SDR family NAD(P)-dependent oxidoreductase, producing the protein MPQRGLFDLTGRAAMVTGAAGGIGSAVAQALATAGAAVLVTDIDPGAAKAVADKIAGAGGRAASCGLDVSDRAAADSAAEQAAALADGTLHIVVNNAGVTDPAMFSKTTVESMRRLYDIHTLGTFNCAQAALPYLATDGTGRIINVTSSAGLTGTLGQVNYSAAKAAIVGITKSLARELARKNILVNALAPLAATPMTTTIRTDEKFAEQMLNRIPLRRWAEPEEVAGAFVFLASDAASFVTGQVLPVDGGMVM; encoded by the coding sequence ATGCCGCAACGAGGACTTTTCGATCTGACCGGCCGCGCGGCCATGGTCACCGGCGCGGCGGGCGGTATCGGCTCCGCGGTCGCGCAGGCCCTCGCGACCGCGGGCGCCGCGGTTCTGGTCACCGATATCGACCCCGGCGCCGCGAAGGCGGTGGCGGACAAGATCGCCGGGGCGGGCGGCCGGGCGGCGAGTTGCGGTCTGGACGTATCCGACCGCGCCGCAGCCGATTCCGCCGCCGAGCAGGCCGCGGCCCTGGCCGACGGCACGCTGCACATCGTGGTGAACAACGCCGGGGTGACCGATCCCGCGATGTTCTCGAAGACCACCGTCGAGTCGATGCGCCGCCTCTACGACATCCACACGCTCGGCACCTTCAACTGCGCCCAGGCGGCACTGCCGTATCTGGCGACCGACGGCACCGGGCGCATCATCAACGTCACCTCCTCGGCCGGGCTCACCGGAACGCTCGGGCAGGTGAACTATTCGGCCGCCAAGGCCGCCATCGTGGGTATCACCAAATCCCTCGCGCGCGAACTGGCCCGCAAGAACATCCTGGTCAACGCCCTCGCACCGCTCGCGGCCACACCCATGACCACCACCATCCGCACCGACGAGAAATTCGCCGAGCAGATGCTCAACCGGATTCCGTTGCGCCGCTGGGCAGAACCGGAGGAGGTGGCGGGCGCCTTCGTCTTCCTCGCCTCCGACGCCGCGTCCTTCGTGACCGGGCAGGTGCTGCCGGTGGACGGCGGCATGGTGATGTGA